The Leptospira ryugenii genome includes the window TAGGGACCAATGTATCTTCGGTTCCATTTATTGTTATCAGCCCAAACATAGCCTATGTAGTAATTTGCTTCTACATGCCAATTTTCATTGAAGAAGTGGCGGTAGCCAAAAGAGGCAGCGTATTCATCAATGACATCTACAACATCATGTTTTACCCGTGGACGAATGAAAGCTCCCACTTTCAACTCTCCATGGGCAGAGTTCCAATCTCCCCAAACCGTGCGTGTTGCTTGGATGCGACCAATATGGATCGTTGGTAAAAATGGTTGGATCAACTCTGTTTCGAGCGACCATTTCTTTTCTTCCGCGAACATTGTCTTAGCGAAGAGTAAACTTAATAGTAAAAAAAATTTTTGAATTTTCATATTCCCTCACAGCATTCAGAATACTGGAACTCGAAAGGAAAGGGAATGATCTGTGTTAAGGCTTTGGATCTTTTTCTTGATCTAGATCAAGTTCTATGGCTTGCTTCTGGATACGACTATAGGCTTCAGGAGTGATGTTTAAAAAAGATGCCAAAACATATTGAGGCACGCGTCCCAATAGACTTGGCCTTTGCTTCCGAAACTCTAAAAATCGTTCCAAAGCTGTCTTTTGGTTTTCGAGAACTTTCTTTGTGAGAAAGACAAGCGCCCTTTCCATTTGTTTGCGAAAGAAAGTTGAAAATTCTACAGATTGGTTTTCTAAGAGTTGGATGCTTGCTTTGGGAAGGAGGAATACCTTTGTATCCTCGAGCGCATCAATCTGAAAGCCGAAGGATTGGTTGCTAAAAAAACTTCCGCTCTCTGTGAAAAAATCACCCTCAGTAAAGATATTGCGGGTGTATTCTCTACCTTCGTGGTGGTTACAGATGCGCAAAATACCCTCCATCAAGAAGATACCATAGTTTGCAATCTCACCTGGCCTTAGGAGGATTTGGTTTTTTTGTAGTTCGATATATCTTACATGTTGGACAAGTATGGACCAATCTTTTTCGGATAGCCTCACTTCTCTTTCAAAACGCTGTTTTAATTTATCGAACATAAAAAAGGCTTTGGTGCAAAATAGGCTGAATACAATTTATGGAAAGACAAAATTAAAATGTAGGTTAAAATTTAGCTCAGCATGAATTTTATAGAAGCCTTGATTCCCGTTTTTATTCTTTTGATCGGCTTGGAAGTTTTTTTGACCTATAAAAGAAAGGCCGATTTCTATTCCTGGAAAGATAGTATTTCCAATATGAGCCTTGGTATGATTAGCCGTCTAACAGATGCTTTTCTTTTGATTCTCTTCTTTGATTGGTATATCTTTCTATCTAAACACTTTTCCGTTGCGAACCTTTCCTCCGCTTTTACTTTTTCTTCCTCCGGGCAATGGTTTGAGAATGTTCAAATCTTATTGAACTGGATTTTTCTCTTACTTTCATTGGATTTTTTATTTTATTGGAACCATCGATTCTCGCATGAGATCAATCTTTTGTGGGCTTCTCATGTGACTCACCATTCCAGCGAAGAATACAATTTAACAGTTGCCCTTCGCCAATCTTTTTTAAGAAATGCCATCGCCATGTCTTTCTACATGGTATTTGCCTTTTTGTCGGTTCCTTGGCTCATATTGTTACTTGCGGATGCCATCAATCGACTCTATCAGTTTTGGGTACATACACGTTGGATACCGAAACTTCCTAAGTGGTTTGAGTATATCTTTGTGAGCCCAAGCCACCATAGAGTCCACCATGCACGAAATGAAATCTACCTAGACAAAAACTATGCAGGGATGTTTATTTTATGGGATAGGCTCTTTGGTACCATCCAAGAAGAAAACGAAGAGCCAAAGTACGGTATCGTCAAGCCCCTCTTAGAATATGATCCTATACGCGCCAATGTGCATGTGTTTTCAGAAATCGTTTCCGCCCTAAAGTTTTCTGATTCCATAGCAAAAACTCTAAAGATTCTTTTTGGAAAACCAAGAGATTTGCCTATATCCGCTGAGAACCCCTCGGCTAGAATCCTATTTCAAAAAAACAGAGAATCGAGTCCCCTTTCCCTAGTGTTGGCCGGGTCAACATTTCTCTTGTTAGTTGGTTTATCACTGCTTCTCATCAAAAAATCTTCCCTAATCGAAACCAAATTTGCGCTCGTAATGTATTTTGGACTCCTTGGAGCATTTGGACTTTTGGGGAAATGGAACGATACACACCGAAAAACGCTCGTTTGATAAAAATAGACAAACAGATAGAGAGGGACAGATAAAATAAGTCAGAAAGTTCGGAAGGTGCCAAGAGGAGAAAGGAGGAAATCAAAAGCATTTGTCGATAGACTATAGTTTCTTGGTAGTTTCTCATTCCACTGCTATGAACAAAGATGTGTGCAAACACCAATCCTCCGTTTTGAATCTGCGAAAAACCAGTTGGGTATAAATGCGAAGTCATTAAAAACAGAACAAAGTATTGAATGGGTATGAGGAGAGAGGACTGCTTTCCGAGTGCAAAGAGCAAAAATGGTATGAGGAGGTGAAATGTAATTTCTCTGAGACGAGAATTTTTGTTCACTTCGTCCCGGGAAACTTCTAGGCGATAGGATTCTGGCAATGGATAGGATTGCAATTGCGTAAAGACCTTTGCCTCTTCCTTAGAACCAGAAGTAGAAGAAAACCGCAGGGCAAAACTCAGATTTCGAATTTGATTTTTGTGGTAGATTTTCTGTGGGATCGTATGCGTAGAGGAAGTAACAAGTGTTTCCAAGGGGCTATACTTTCCGTTGCCTGTTTTCAGGCGAATTTCTGAGAGGCTCTCTTTGCTCTGCCTATACCTTTCCTGGAACCGAATCCTGATATCCATCTCTTTTTCTGGAGATCGAAATTTCCCTACCACAACTCCTTGTAAGGCGGTCCTAAGCTCATGCCCCAATGAGCTCATATCCACGGAAGAAACTAGCATTGAATTTGCTTTTGGATGTAATAATAATTCTTCGCGATTTGGTTTGTACTTTAGCATTACCTCAGTCACATATTGATTTTCCTTGGCTTTCTTTGCTAATTCTTCACATAATTTCTGTAAAATGGTTTCGTCTTCTCCCAAAACATCTATAACTAAATCTTTAGCAAATGGTGATGCTGACTCCGTTAAAAAGAAAATACTAGCATCTTCCGTATCCCCTAAACTTTCTTTAAAGACATTTACCCATTCTGCATTGATGACTAGCCCTGGTTTTGGTCTGATGAGTAACAACACATGCCCCATTTCGATTTTTGAGACAACCTGTTCGATGAAAGAAAATTCGGTAATTGCCTTTTCTATTGTCTCACTTACTTGATTCGTATGAGCAAATGAGGTACCCGAGGGAAACTCCAATACAGCGAGCAATCGATCTTGTGAATTTGTCTCGGGGAGGAAGATCGGTTTTGTAAGGATTGTATAGACTGCAAGTAAAGGCAAACTAATGATGCATAGTAAAGGAAGCTTGGGATGTATTTTTAGTCCTCTTCGTATTTTCTTTTCAAAATGAAAGAATCTTTTATAGATTCTATACCGTACATTTCGCACCATATTTCCAAACCCTAAAATAGATCTAAATTTTATTTCTTTGCTAAACAACTGTGAGTTGATCTGAAAGATACAAAAAGATAGAGAGGTTGCGAAATAAGTACTGGTTTGAATTCTTCCGAACAGATCAGATACTAAAAAGGATGTGAGACAAAAACAAAATAACAGCCCGCCTGTCGAGAAAAGAGAAAATCTCTGTCGTTTCTTTGGGATAAGATCTTCTAATGCTAGCCCAAGTAGAAAACCGAAGCACATTCCTATCAAAATCGCATGCGAGAGGCACATTTGGAAAAGAAAGAGACAGAAATGGAGAATGGCATAGGACGCATATAGAGAGAGGCAATATAAAAATAATCGATTCAGGCTATGATTCCATAGAATTTCCCGAAGACCGAGTAGGAAGAGAATACATAGAATGCCAGCGATGAATGTTCGTTGATAGGATCGGATCCTTTTTGATTCATCTTCTAAGAACTCAAATTGTAAGGAACCTATACCCTCTTTTGGAAGGATAGATTCTAGACTTGTAAATATAAGGTTTAGATCAGCAGAGTCTTTTTTGAAAATAAATAGGGAAACTAAATCCTTTCCATTCCGTCTCGCCCCTCTGTTTTCTTCTCTGGGATGGGTTTTGATTTCTGCAAGCTCAGACACCGTTCCTCTTCCAGAGGGGAGAGGAATAAAATTCAAATCATAGACATTTTGAACCAAAGATGATTGGTAGAGAGGTAAATTTTCAGAATGTTTGCCGATCGCACCTAGGCTTCTGCTTTTTAGCTGCGATTGTATCTGATCCGAAAGATCCTTAAGCCCAAGTTCATATGCTTCCATCTGTTTAGGGTCTACTTCTATCAAAATTTCCTGAATGTGACCACCTGTGACCAGTACGAAGGATACTCCTTCAATGGATTCAATTTTAGGTTTATAGTGTTTTTCGATGTACTCCCGCAAGTCATCTTTTCCAAGATCTTTGTCATGGAAGGAAAGAACAAAACTGGGCGTCTCATGAGGATCAAAAGGGAAAACTTGGGGCTTGTGAATCTCCCTAGCAAATCGAGATGACACTCTATCTAGTCGTTCTCTAATTTCTGCGGCTTTTCTTCGGACATCCTGACCTTGTTTGAGTAGCAAATGGATTTCGACAAGGCCATCCTCAGTTACAGATCGTATCTCTTCAATGCCACCTACGCTCGATAGACTTTTTTCTATGGGCTTTGTCACCTCACTCTCCAGTCGATAGATTCCATAGGCTGTAGCCTCTACACGAATGGCAATGCCTGGGTATGATTCTTTTTCAGTGATGACAAAATGGACTCGACCTAAGCTTGCTGATCCCAATATAACAAAGAGAAAATAGATCATCCTACAAAGGATAGGTCTTTTTGAGAGAATGGTTCTAAGATTAGAAAGCATTTAGTTCTTTTCTAAGAAGTAGAAGATCAACGGAATCAGAAATAAAGATAGAATGACAGATGTTAGAAGTCCAGAAACAACGACGATTCCAAGTGGTGCTTGGAATTCTCCACCCGTACCCAATGAAAATAGGATAGGAAACATCCCTAAAATTGTGCTGGCATTATTCATAAGGATAGGTTGAAATACAGAAGAACAGGCCTCCAACATCGCTTGAAAAGACTCCATTCCCTGCAACTGGAATAAATGGAAATATTCATAGTAGAGTGATGCATTGTCTACGACGACTCCTAAGAGCAAAATGATTCCCATGAAAGAGCTAATATTCAGTGTTTTGCCTGAGAAGAACAAGGCAGGGAATACACCTATAAAGATTAGCGGGAAAGAAAGGAGCATAACAATAGGTATGCGGTAGGATTCGAAGTTCCCTGCCAACATCATGTAAACAAAAACAAATGCAAAACCGAAAGAAATGAGAATCTCAAGAAAAGATTCCTTTCGGTCCGATTGGATTTCTTTCATGAAAGTTTGTATAGCCATTTGGTCTGCTATTGATTGGAATGTATGTTCCAAACTCTCTTGGTTTGTTTTTGCGGTATTTGGTGTATGAATTTGAAGGATTTGGATGCTTTGATTTCCTCTGCGAAAGAGACTCTCCTCAGCTTTTACTTGTTTCATAGTGAGTATTTGGGAAAGGGCAATATATTCTCCGAATGAATTGGGAATTCTCAACATGAGAAGGTGCTGCAAATCAGAAAGACTCTCTTTTTTAAATCCAAGGCGAATAGGAGTCTGCCTAGAGGAGCTTTCCAGATTTGTTACGGGATAACCTTTGAGGGCCATCTGAATTTGCGATGAAACAGTCTCTTGCGAAAAGCCCAGTTGCACTAGTTTCAAAGGATCGTAACGCAAATGAATCTCTTCTGATTTTGACTCCCCGTATCGTTTTACAAGAATTTGTGGATCCAATCGCAAGAGTTCTTCTTTGAGTCTAGTCAACCAACGATTTTCGCTAGTTCCCTCAGGGCTCACATAAATCCAATGATTGATTTGCGTTTCTTTGCGAACCATTCGAGACAATTGGTTTTCTGAAGGTTTGATTTGGATTCCATTTGTTTTTTTCAGTCTATCTGCAATGGAATGGATCTTTTTTTTCATAGCATCCGTTATTTGATCATAAAAACTAAGTTTCAATTCTATCGAATTTTCTTTCTCGTAAGAGGTTGCTAGAGTAGATAGAGAGTTTGTTTGACCCACTAAAGATAGGATTGATTTCACATCTTTCCAATGTAAAAATTCATCTTGCCATAGAGACGCCTCCGCCATCAGCTCCGCATACGATGTCCCCTTGGGAAGATTGATTTGGATGCTGATTTCTTTGGATTTTAACTCCGGCAGATATTCTTTATCTAACCAAGGGAAAAAGAATAGAGATAGAATGAAAAAGAAAAATACTGCAATGGTAAAAACGGTAAAACGATTTTTCACATATACAATTGCCTTGAGATACCGATCGATCCAAACTTCTCTTTGGTATAGATTCCAGAGAAGGAAATGAGATTTCTCCTCCCTTCGATCAGAAAAGAGGCTAAGTGTGAGTATGGGGATAAGAAACAAAGACACAAGGAGGCTGACAGACAAACTAATGACAATGGCGTAAGCCATCTCTCGAAAGACCAAACCAATCGTACCTTTGATAAATACCAAAGGTAAAAAAACAATAATACTTGTTAGAGTAGCAGAACTTACAGACTTATAGACCTCTGACATTCCGTTCGCAATGGCAATTTCCAAATTTGCCTCTATTTTGAAATTTCGTTCGATGCCTGACAAGACCACATTGCTTGCATCAAATAACATCCCGATGGCTAAAGTAAGTCCTCCCAAACTCATCATATTGAATCCAATTTGGAAAGTGTGGAATAAACAAAAACTGGGAAGTAAGGTAAACGGTATCGTCAATAGAAGTATACTTGGGCTCTGAAAATTCTTTAAGATGAGGAGGAGTGCAAAAAAAGCGAGGAGGCAGCCGATAACTAAATTTAAGTAAAGACCTTTAATGGAATCCTGAATATAAATTGATTCATCATATACCAAATCAGATTGTATTTGTGTTCCGAAGTTTTCTTGTATTTGTTTCAAGACTTTTTGGATATTTTCAGATATCTCAATGGAATTCTTTCCTGGTTCCCTATATAAAGAGACTAAAACTGCTTCTTCTCCGTTCCATTGAGTAGAGGAAGTTCTCTCCTTATACGACTCCGAAATTTCGGCGACCTCGGAAAGTCGTATTCCATTGCTTGCTCCTTTTGCGCCTATAAGCAAATTTCCTAAATCATGTATACTTTGAAATTGTCCCATCGTGCGAATTGGAAGTTCTTTTTTTCCAAACGGTAAGCTACCTGCTGGGATATTTTGATTGTGGGCAGAAATGATTTGAATTAACTCTTTTGGATTGATTTTGTATGCGTCACTTTTATGTGGATCTAGCTCAATCTTGATTTCTTTCTCATACCCTCCCGAAATTTGCACCCATGCAACTCCTTCTACTCTTTCGAAATAGAGTTTTATTTGTTCTTCTACAAATTGTCTTAAGCTTTTAGGATCTAACAAAGATTTGCTGAAAAATACGATTTCTAAAAAAGGCAAACTGTTCGGATCAAATCGAGTGATCAAAGGTTTTTCTGCATCCGTTGGTAAGAGGTCCCGAATCATATCCAATTTTTCCCTTGTATCCAACAAAGCATATGTTAAGTCCACATCCCTCTTCCAAGTCAATTGGACGATCGAAAGGCCTTCCCTAGATTCTGCCTCCAATAGCGAGACTCCTGGGAGGGAACCTAAGGCTTGTAGGATGGGTTTGCTTACGAGAGTTTCCAT containing:
- a CDS encoding efflux RND transporter permease subunit → MIASFYLRLLHHKRAVLIVFLFLSTLGLISLPHIPVNLLPNVEFPKMTVLTRFENASPKEMETLVSKPILQALGSLPGVSLLEAESREGLSIVQLTWKRDVDLTYALLDTREKLDMIRDLLPTDAEKPLITRFDPNSLPFLEIVFFSKSLLDPKSLRQFVEEQIKLYFERVEGVAWVQISGGYEKEIKIELDPHKSDAYKINPKELIQIISAHNQNIPAGSLPFGKKELPIRTMGQFQSIHDLGNLLIGAKGASNGIRLSEVAEISESYKERTSSTQWNGEEAVLVSLYREPGKNSIEISENIQKVLKQIQENFGTQIQSDLVYDESIYIQDSIKGLYLNLVIGCLLAFFALLLILKNFQSPSILLLTIPFTLLPSFCLFHTFQIGFNMMSLGGLTLAIGMLFDASNVVLSGIERNFKIEANLEIAIANGMSEVYKSVSSATLTSIIVFLPLVFIKGTIGLVFREMAYAIVISLSVSLLVSLFLIPILTLSLFSDRREEKSHFLLWNLYQREVWIDRYLKAIVYVKNRFTVFTIAVFFFFILSLFFFPWLDKEYLPELKSKEISIQINLPKGTSYAELMAEASLWQDEFLHWKDVKSILSLVGQTNSLSTLATSYEKENSIELKLSFYDQITDAMKKKIHSIADRLKKTNGIQIKPSENQLSRMVRKETQINHWIYVSPEGTSENRWLTRLKEELLRLDPQILVKRYGESKSEEIHLRYDPLKLVQLGFSQETVSSQIQMALKGYPVTNLESSSRQTPIRLGFKKESLSDLQHLLMLRIPNSFGEYIALSQILTMKQVKAEESLFRRGNQSIQILQIHTPNTAKTNQESLEHTFQSIADQMAIQTFMKEIQSDRKESFLEILISFGFAFVFVYMMLAGNFESYRIPIVMLLSFPLIFIGVFPALFFSGKTLNISSFMGIILLLGVVVDNASLYYEYFHLFQLQGMESFQAMLEACSSVFQPILMNNASTILGMFPILFSLGTGGEFQAPLGIVVVSGLLTSVILSLFLIPLIFYFLEKN
- a CDS encoding efflux RND transporter permease subunit, whose amino-acid sequence is MLSNLRTILSKRPILCRMIYFLFVILGSASLGRVHFVITEKESYPGIAIRVEATAYGIYRLESEVTKPIEKSLSSVGGIEEIRSVTEDGLVEIHLLLKQGQDVRRKAAEIRERLDRVSSRFAREIHKPQVFPFDPHETPSFVLSFHDKDLGKDDLREYIEKHYKPKIESIEGVSFVLVTGGHIQEILIEVDPKQMEAYELGLKDLSDQIQSQLKSRSLGAIGKHSENLPLYQSSLVQNVYDLNFIPLPSGRGTVSELAEIKTHPREENRGARRNGKDLVSLFIFKKDSADLNLIFTSLESILPKEGIGSLQFEFLEDESKRIRSYQRTFIAGILCILFLLGLREILWNHSLNRLFLYCLSLYASYAILHFCLFLFQMCLSHAILIGMCFGFLLGLALEDLIPKKRQRFSLFSTGGLLFCFCLTSFLVSDLFGRIQTSTYFATSLSFCIFQINSQLFSKEIKFRSILGFGNMVRNVRYRIYKRFFHFEKKIRRGLKIHPKLPLLCIISLPLLAVYTILTKPIFLPETNSQDRLLAVLEFPSGTSFAHTNQVSETIEKAITEFSFIEQVVSKIEMGHVLLLIRPKPGLVINAEWVNVFKESLGDTEDASIFFLTESASPFAKDLVIDVLGEDETILQKLCEELAKKAKENQYVTEVMLKYKPNREELLLHPKANSMLVSSVDMSSLGHELRTALQGVVVGKFRSPEKEMDIRIRFQERYRQSKESLSEIRLKTGNGKYSPLETLVTSSTHTIPQKIYHKNQIRNLSFALRFSSTSGSKEEAKVFTQLQSYPLPESYRLEVSRDEVNKNSRLREITFHLLIPFLLFALGKQSSLLIPIQYFVLFLMTSHLYPTGFSQIQNGGLVFAHIFVHSSGMRNYQETIVYRQMLLISSFLLLAPSELSDLFYLSLSICLSIFIKRAFFGVYRSISPKVQMLQGVQNTLRAQIWFRLGKIF
- a CDS encoding sterol desaturase family protein; this translates as MNFIEALIPVFILLIGLEVFLTYKRKADFYSWKDSISNMSLGMISRLTDAFLLILFFDWYIFLSKHFSVANLSSAFTFSSSGQWFENVQILLNWIFLLLSLDFLFYWNHRFSHEINLLWASHVTHHSSEEYNLTVALRQSFLRNAIAMSFYMVFAFLSVPWLILLLADAINRLYQFWVHTRWIPKLPKWFEYIFVSPSHHRVHHARNEIYLDKNYAGMFILWDRLFGTIQEENEEPKYGIVKPLLEYDPIRANVHVFSEIVSALKFSDSIAKTLKILFGKPRDLPISAENPSARILFQKNRESSPLSLVLAGSTFLLLVGLSLLLIKKSSLIETKFALVMYFGLLGAFGLLGKWNDTHRKTLV
- a CDS encoding Crp/Fnr family transcriptional regulator gives rise to the protein MFDKLKQRFEREVRLSEKDWSILVQHVRYIELQKNQILLRPGEIANYGIFLMEGILRICNHHEGREYTRNIFTEGDFFTESGSFFSNQSFGFQIDALEDTKVFLLPKASIQLLENQSVEFSTFFRKQMERALVFLTKKVLENQKTALERFLEFRKQRPSLLGRVPQYVLASFLNITPEAYSRIQKQAIELDLDQEKDPKP